A genomic segment from Dechloromonas denitrificans encodes:
- a CDS encoding cytochrome D1 domain-containing protein, with product MKTMRLILGSLAVLLLNACAGPQLRGTGDLGLIIERATGHVTLINTSSREPYGRIAGLGDLSHASAVYSRDGRYAFIFGRDGGLTKIDLLEAKIVKRIIQSGNAIGGSISQDGRIVVAQNYTPGGIKAFDAETLELLSEVPAEYAPGQFSKVVGLADTAGNKFAYALFDAGEIWVSDFSNPRQPVTQRYPAGKQPYDGLVTPDGRYFMAGLFGEDGIALLDLWQPEKGARKVLENYGRGQEKLPVFKMPHLRGWSVAQGKAYLPAIGRHEVLVVDVASWKEVGRIPVRGQPVFVMARPDGRQIWVNFAFPDNGKIDVIDTLAAKVVHAFEPGKGILHMEFAPRGENVWLSARDDNKVLIHDTASFRRIGEVPAESPSGIFFTSRATRIGF from the coding sequence ATGAAAACCATGCGCCTGATTCTCGGCAGTCTTGCCGTGCTGTTGCTTAATGCCTGTGCTGGCCCTCAATTGCGCGGAACGGGCGATCTTGGTCTGATCATCGAACGGGCGACCGGTCATGTCACCCTGATCAATACCAGTTCCCGTGAGCCGTACGGGCGCATCGCTGGTTTGGGCGATCTGTCGCACGCTTCCGCCGTTTATTCCCGCGATGGTCGCTACGCCTTCATCTTTGGTCGTGATGGCGGTTTGACCAAGATCGATCTGCTGGAAGCAAAGATCGTCAAGCGGATCATCCAGTCCGGCAACGCCATCGGTGGTTCGATCTCGCAGGATGGCCGGATTGTCGTGGCCCAGAATTACACGCCGGGCGGCATCAAGGCATTTGATGCCGAAACCCTTGAGCTGCTTTCCGAAGTGCCTGCCGAATACGCGCCAGGGCAATTCTCGAAAGTCGTCGGACTGGCTGATACGGCGGGCAACAAGTTTGCCTATGCGCTGTTTGATGCGGGTGAAATCTGGGTTTCCGATTTTTCCAATCCACGCCAGCCGGTAACGCAGCGTTATCCTGCCGGTAAACAGCCCTACGATGGTCTGGTCACGCCGGATGGGCGCTACTTCATGGCCGGCCTCTTCGGTGAGGACGGTATTGCCCTGCTTGACCTGTGGCAGCCTGAAAAGGGCGCCCGCAAGGTGCTGGAGAACTACGGTCGCGGTCAGGAGAAGCTGCCGGTATTCAAGATGCCGCATCTGCGCGGCTGGTCCGTGGCTCAAGGCAAGGCTTATCTGCCGGCCATCGGGCGGCATGAAGTGCTGGTCGTCGATGTGGCCAGCTGGAAAGAGGTTGGGCGCATTCCGGTACGTGGCCAGCCGGTATTTGTCATGGCCCGTCCGGATGGTCGTCAGATCTGGGTTAATTTTGCATTTCCCGATAACGGCAAGATTGACGTGATCGACACGCTTGCCGCCAAGGTGGTGCATGCTTTCGAGCCGGGGAAAGGCATTTTGCACATGGAGTTTGCGCCGCGTGGCGAAAATGTATGGCTGTCAGCCCGCGACGATAACAAGGTGCTGATTCACGATACGGCCAGTTTCCGCCGGATTGGCGAAGTGCCGGCCGAAAGCCCGTCTGGTATTTTCTTTACATCGCGTGCGACGCGTATTGGTTTTTGA
- the cobA gene encoding uroporphyrinogen-III C-methyltransferase has translation MDKKNTLPAGKVWLIGAGPGDPELLTVKAARLIGLADVLVFDHLVGDGIMDLARSNARRIYAGKEASKHTLPQDSINQLLVELAQEGLSVVRLKGGDPFIFGRGGEELETLVASGIPFEVVPGVTAAAGCAAYSGFPLTHRDHAQSVTFVTGHLKDGTVNLDWPALARPNHTVVFYMGIGAADEICRQMINHGLPSLTPAAVIRNGTMPSQKTLLATLGTLPQRIAESGIKPPALIVIGSVVGLHEKLSWFEKA, from the coding sequence ATGGACAAAAAAAATACACTCCCCGCCGGCAAAGTCTGGCTGATCGGCGCCGGCCCGGGTGACCCGGAACTCCTGACCGTCAAGGCTGCACGCCTGATCGGCCTGGCAGATGTCCTGGTCTTCGACCACCTCGTGGGTGACGGCATCATGGATCTCGCCCGCAGCAATGCGCGCCGAATCTATGCCGGCAAAGAAGCCTCCAAGCACACCTTGCCGCAGGACTCGATCAATCAGTTGCTGGTCGAACTGGCACAGGAAGGACTTTCCGTCGTTCGCCTCAAAGGCGGCGACCCGTTCATTTTCGGACGCGGCGGTGAAGAACTTGAAACGCTGGTTGCCTCCGGCATTCCATTCGAAGTCGTTCCAGGCGTCACTGCCGCCGCAGGTTGTGCGGCATATTCCGGCTTCCCGTTGACGCACCGCGATCATGCCCAGTCAGTCACCTTTGTGACCGGCCACCTGAAGGACGGAACCGTCAACCTCGACTGGCCTGCGCTGGCTCGTCCGAACCACACGGTCGTCTTCTACATGGGCATAGGTGCGGCCGATGAAATCTGTCGCCAGATGATCAATCACGGCCTCCCGTCGCTGACGCCGGCCGCCGTCATCCGCAACGGCACGATGCCAAGCCAGAAAACCCTGCTCGCAACGCTGGGAACATTGCCGCAGCGTATTGCCGAATCCGGCATCAAGCCACCGGCACTGATTGTCATTGGATCCGTCGTCGGACTCCATGAAAAACTGAGCTGGTTCGAAAAAGCATGA
- a CDS encoding bacteriohemerythrin: MNKALSVGARNFALGIHEIDEEHQVLFDCLDAIVYSQNTSFRDSQVFESLERLTDYSRTHFRVEECLMRMFDYPDLETHRNEHAYFIDSLGLLRTKLLSEDTSPALATFLTEWLLRHIKEVDTKYVDFFRQQQGPAIAPVA, encoded by the coding sequence ATGAACAAAGCACTCAGTGTGGGAGCCAGAAATTTTGCGCTGGGTATTCATGAAATCGATGAAGAACACCAGGTGCTCTTTGATTGCCTGGATGCCATTGTCTATTCGCAGAACACCAGTTTCAGGGATTCCCAGGTATTTGAGTCGCTCGAACGCCTGACGGACTACTCAAGGACCCATTTTCGGGTTGAAGAGTGTTTGATGCGGATGTTCGATTACCCGGACCTTGAAACGCACCGCAACGAACATGCCTATTTCATCGATAGCCTTGGCCTGTTGCGCACCAAATTGCTCTCCGAGGATACCTCGCCGGCCCTGGCAACTTTTTTGACCGAGTGGTTGCTCAGGCACATCAAGGAAGTCGACACTAAATACGTCGATTTCTTTCGCCAGCAGCAAGGCCCGGCCATCGCGCCGGTCGCCTGA
- a CDS encoding Rap1a/Tai family immunity protein has translation MKHPAGLMALLLASSAHAYSGKELREDCQAAEAFFAQKKHTDPYDSVKSARCISYIAGFADGYAVGDYLSDKVGVKLNAFCLPAEGDMSFRLVRAVQAQLDRQPPNSSANTAATVAAALSNAFPCTETLERKK, from the coding sequence ATGAAGCACCCGGCCGGCCTGATGGCACTTCTGCTGGCCTCCTCCGCCCACGCCTACTCAGGCAAGGAGTTGCGGGAGGACTGCCAGGCAGCAGAAGCTTTTTTTGCCCAGAAAAAACATACCGACCCTTACGACTCAGTCAAAAGTGCCCGCTGTATTTCGTATATCGCCGGATTCGCCGACGGGTACGCGGTTGGCGACTATCTTTCCGACAAGGTTGGCGTAAAACTCAACGCTTTCTGCCTGCCCGCCGAGGGCGACATGTCTTTTCGCCTGGTTCGTGCCGTGCAAGCCCAACTTGACCGCCAGCCTCCAAACAGCAGTGCCAACACGGCAGCAACCGTCGCTGCCGCACTGTCAAATGCATTTCCTTGCACGGAGACACTTGAACGAAAGAAGTGA
- a CDS encoding Lrp/AsnC family transcriptional regulator produces the protein MNETFEFRLLNEFQRDFPLCPAPFAELAARLGVAERVVLGGLEKLRREGKISRVGAVFAPKRIGASTLAAMAVPAEQLDAVAAAVNRFPEVNHNYEREHHYNLWFVVTAGSEGRLQATLGAIEQAAGYPLMPLPLVEEFHIDLGFSLNDNAPKKAAIARPVRPAALIDEAERRLVAVLQEGLPLFMRPFAMIAERIGASESDVLGRIGRWLDDGAIKRFGVVVRHHELGFRANAMVVHDIPDDRVSEIGRALAEEPAVTLCYRRPRHLPDWPYNLFCMIHGRERAEVESLIADLRLRHGLEACAHETLFSLTRFKQNGARYA, from the coding sequence ATGAACGAGACCTTTGAATTTCGTCTGCTGAACGAGTTTCAGCGAGATTTTCCGCTCTGCCCGGCGCCTTTTGCAGAATTGGCAGCCCGACTTGGGGTGGCGGAACGAGTGGTCCTCGGTGGCCTTGAGAAACTGCGTCGCGAGGGCAAGATTTCACGCGTCGGCGCAGTCTTTGCTCCGAAGCGGATCGGCGCCTCGACACTGGCCGCCATGGCGGTTCCGGCGGAACAGCTTGATGCGGTGGCTGCTGCGGTCAACCGCTTTCCGGAGGTGAATCACAACTACGAGCGGGAGCATCATTACAACTTGTGGTTTGTCGTTACCGCGGGCAGCGAAGGTCGATTGCAGGCAACATTGGGGGCCATTGAACAGGCGGCCGGCTATCCATTGATGCCTTTGCCGCTGGTCGAAGAGTTTCATATCGACCTGGGTTTTTCCCTGAACGATAACGCCCCCAAGAAAGCGGCGATTGCTCGCCCGGTACGTCCTGCCGCGCTGATCGATGAAGCCGAGCGACGTCTGGTGGCTGTGTTGCAGGAAGGCCTGCCACTGTTCATGCGTCCTTTTGCGATGATCGCCGAGCGCATCGGCGCTTCTGAATCGGATGTTCTCGGCCGCATCGGACGTTGGCTCGATGATGGTGCGATCAAGCGTTTCGGTGTGGTCGTCCGCCATCACGAACTGGGTTTTCGGGCCAATGCCATGGTGGTTCATGACATTCCGGATGATCGGGTCAGCGAAATCGGCCGGGCGCTCGCCGAAGAGCCGGCGGTTACCTTGTGTTATCGGCGACCGCGTCACTTGCCGGACTGGCCATACAACCTGTTCTGCATGATCCATGGTCGCGAACGAGCCGAGGTCGAGAGTCTGATCGCTGATCTGCGTCTGCGCCACGGGCTTGAGGCCTGTGCGCATGAAACACTTTTTTCGTTAACGCGTTTCAAACAGAACGGGGCGCGTTATGCGTGA
- a CDS encoding cytochrome D1 domain-containing protein, whose translation MKKTVVGMLALTAMAAAMGSAFAQDAAKGPEMTAAEKETAKKIYFERCAGCHGVLRKGATGKNLEPHWSKKDKDGNVTEGGTLKLGQQRLEKIIGYGTDGGMVNFDDILTKEEISLMSKYIQNTPDVPPEYSFKDTMDSWKVIVPVDQRPTKQMNKYNLKNMFSVTLRDTGEVALIDGDTKEIRSIVKTGYAVHISRMSASGRYVYVIGRDGRLSLIDLWMEQPSVVAEVKIGFDARSVDTSKFKGFEDKYAVAGSYWPPQYVIMDGDTLKPLKVVSTRGMTVDGEYHPEPRVASIVASFTKPEWVINIKETGQILLVDYSDIKNLKTTTIGSAKFLHDGGWDASKRYFLVAANASNKIAAVDTKTGKLAALVDVAKIPHPGRGANFTHPKFGPVWATGHLGADVVTLISTPSDDKKNAKFKGYNWKVVQEVKHVPGNLFVKTHPKSKNLWADSPQNPDKDLAESVSVWDMSDLSKPKAVLNVAKDSGLPATKATKRAVHPEYSADGKEVWISLWGGKTDQSAIVVYDDATLKLKKVITDPKMITPTGKFNVFNTQHDIY comes from the coding sequence ATGAAAAAAACTGTTGTGGGGATGCTCGCTTTAACTGCTATGGCTGCGGCCATGGGCTCCGCTTTCGCTCAGGATGCCGCCAAGGGCCCGGAGATGACGGCAGCCGAGAAGGAAACGGCCAAGAAGATTTATTTTGAACGCTGTGCTGGTTGTCACGGCGTTCTGCGCAAAGGCGCAACCGGCAAGAACCTCGAGCCGCACTGGTCGAAGAAGGACAAGGACGGCAACGTCACCGAGGGCGGCACGCTCAAGTTGGGCCAGCAGCGCCTCGAAAAGATCATCGGCTACGGTACCGATGGCGGCATGGTCAACTTTGACGACATCCTGACCAAGGAAGAAATCTCCCTGATGTCGAAGTACATCCAGAACACCCCGGATGTGCCGCCAGAGTACAGCTTCAAGGACACGATGGATTCCTGGAAGGTGATTGTTCCGGTCGACCAGCGTCCGACCAAGCAAATGAATAAGTACAACCTGAAGAACATGTTCTCGGTCACCTTGCGTGATACCGGTGAAGTGGCTCTGATCGACGGCGATACCAAGGAAATCCGCAGCATCGTCAAGACTGGTTATGCGGTTCACATTTCACGTATGTCCGCTTCTGGTCGCTATGTTTATGTGATCGGCCGCGACGGTCGTCTGTCGCTGATCGACCTGTGGATGGAGCAGCCGTCTGTTGTGGCTGAAGTCAAGATCGGCTTCGATGCACGCTCCGTCGATACCTCCAAGTTCAAGGGCTTCGAAGACAAGTACGCTGTTGCCGGTTCCTACTGGCCGCCCCAGTACGTGATCATGGACGGCGACACCCTGAAGCCGCTCAAGGTCGTTTCGACCCGCGGTATGACCGTTGATGGCGAATACCATCCGGAACCGCGCGTTGCTTCCATCGTTGCGTCCTTCACCAAGCCGGAATGGGTTATCAACATCAAGGAAACCGGCCAGATCCTGTTGGTCGATTACTCCGACATCAAGAACCTGAAGACGACCACCATCGGTTCCGCCAAGTTCCTGCATGACGGCGGCTGGGATGCTTCCAAGCGTTACTTCCTGGTGGCAGCCAATGCCTCCAACAAGATTGCTGCGGTCGACACCAAAACCGGCAAGCTGGCTGCGCTGGTCGATGTCGCCAAGATCCCGCACCCGGGTCGCGGCGCCAACTTCACGCATCCGAAGTTCGGTCCGGTCTGGGCCACGGGTCACCTCGGTGCCGATGTCGTGACGCTGATCTCGACGCCGTCCGACGACAAGAAGAACGCCAAGTTCAAGGGTTACAACTGGAAGGTTGTGCAGGAAGTCAAACACGTTCCGGGCAACCTGTTCGTCAAGACCCATCCGAAGTCCAAGAACCTGTGGGCCGATTCGCCGCAGAATCCGGACAAGGATCTGGCTGAGTCCGTTTCCGTCTGGGACATGTCCGATCTGTCCAAGCCGAAGGCTGTCCTGAACGTGGCCAAGGACTCCGGTCTGCCGGCTACCAAGGCAACCAAGCGCGCTGTGCATCCGGAGTACTCGGCTGACGGCAAGGAAGTCTGGATCTCCCTGTGGGGCGGCAAGACCGACCAGTCGGCTATCGTTGTCTATGATGACGCAACGCTGAAGCTGAAGAAGGTGATTACTGATCCGAAGATGATTACCCCGACCGGTAAGTTCAACGTCTTCAACACCCAGCACGACATCTACTAA
- a CDS encoding AsnC family transcriptional regulator has translation MDTIDRQLVLATQGGLPLVARPYARLAEQLGLSEADVMLRLQGLLDRGLIRRIGVVPNHYAIGWTANGMTVWNVPDDKVDELGGRVGALPFVTHCYRRPRALPAWPYNLFAMVHGSSREECSAKADDIRRLLGEDCLGNDVLYSTRILKKTGLRIGG, from the coding sequence ATGGATACCATTGACCGCCAGCTGGTCCTGGCGACACAAGGCGGCTTGCCGCTTGTTGCTCGTCCCTACGCCAGGCTTGCCGAACAGCTTGGCCTCAGTGAGGCCGATGTGATGTTGCGCCTGCAAGGCTTGCTCGATCGTGGTCTGATCCGGCGCATTGGCGTTGTTCCAAACCATTACGCCATCGGCTGGACCGCAAACGGCATGACCGTCTGGAATGTGCCGGATGACAAGGTGGATGAGCTGGGAGGGCGCGTCGGTGCCTTGCCATTTGTGACGCATTGCTACCGTCGACCGCGCGCTTTGCCAGCCTGGCCCTACAATTTGTTCGCCATGGTGCACGGGAGTTCGCGCGAGGAGTGCTCTGCCAAGGCTGACGATATTCGTCGCTTGCTGGGTGAGGATTGCCTGGGGAATGACGTTCTTTATTCGACGCGAATTCTCAAGAAAACAGGGTTGCGGATTGGGGGGTAA
- a CDS encoding ethylbenzene dehydrogenase-related protein, giving the protein MKKNFVSLAVMGAFVAFASQAALAAPDWSKVPKKEIHVFHPAANPIEWATGKGDHSGAAGLKKGEACAGCHIEDGKLSLDLKRLASKEMEPKGAPKTMTYPVGVQAAFDASNLYVRLTFKAPAGGADHGDKDNEVKASIMFPNDKVPMAEQVGCWATCHKDARTMPGASDTKTKYATPGAMDLMQWKSGGGGKAVDGTVTDKRNMEGGKAGVAAEGAKAGDTYTVTFTRKLAGGVNLAPGKAVPFGIAIHADNAAGRFHHVSFGHTLGLGADGDVKAVKQ; this is encoded by the coding sequence ATGAAGAAAAATTTTGTTTCGCTCGCCGTGATGGGCGCATTTGTTGCCTTTGCTTCGCAGGCTGCTTTGGCTGCTCCTGATTGGAGCAAGGTGCCAAAGAAAGAAATCCATGTTTTCCATCCGGCAGCCAACCCGATCGAATGGGCAACCGGCAAGGGCGATCATAGTGGTGCAGCCGGTCTCAAGAAGGGCGAGGCTTGTGCCGGTTGCCATATTGAGGATGGCAAGCTCAGTCTCGACCTGAAGCGTCTGGCCAGCAAGGAAATGGAGCCGAAGGGCGCGCCGAAGACCATGACTTACCCGGTTGGCGTTCAGGCTGCGTTTGATGCCAGTAATCTGTACGTTCGTCTGACATTCAAGGCGCCGGCCGGCGGTGCCGATCATGGCGACAAGGACAATGAAGTCAAGGCCAGCATCATGTTCCCGAATGACAAGGTGCCGATGGCTGAGCAGGTCGGTTGCTGGGCAACTTGTCACAAGGATGCCAGAACCATGCCGGGTGCTTCTGATACCAAGACCAAGTACGCAACCCCCGGGGCTATGGACCTGATGCAGTGGAAGAGTGGCGGTGGTGGCAAGGCGGTTGACGGTACCGTGACCGACAAGCGCAACATGGAAGGTGGCAAGGCTGGCGTGGCTGCAGAAGGCGCCAAGGCTGGCGATACCTACACCGTGACCTTTACCCGCAAGCTGGCTGGCGGCGTCAATCTGGCACCGGGTAAAGCCGTGCCGTTCGGTATCGCCATTCACGCTGACAATGCTGCCGGTCGTTTCCACCACGTTTCCTTCGGCCATACCCTTGGCCTTGGTGCCGATGGTGACGTGAAGGCAGTCAAGCAGTAA
- a CDS encoding c-type cytochrome — protein MSNRLIFALCCLSTAALAAEPDAARQRELVHLVRQDCGSCHGMTLQGGLGPGLLPANLRDKPVEAMVATIYYGRPGTPMPPWKQFMSEAEAGWIVDQLMSGFPQ, from the coding sequence TTGTCGAATAGGCTGATTTTTGCCCTTTGTTGTCTGTCGACCGCAGCACTGGCGGCGGAGCCCGATGCTGCGCGCCAGCGGGAACTGGTCCACCTTGTCCGCCAGGATTGCGGCTCCTGCCATGGCATGACCCTGCAGGGCGGCTTGGGGCCGGGATTGTTGCCGGCCAATCTGCGTGACAAACCGGTGGAAGCGATGGTCGCAACGATTTACTACGGTCGGCCAGGTACGCCGATGCCACCATGGAAACAGTTCATGTCGGAAGCGGAAGCCGGCTGGATTGTCGATCAACTGATGAGCGGATTTCCCCAATGA
- a CDS encoding plastocyanin/azurin family copper-binding protein gives MLVLVCFSALGQTTFQATMEHYRFDPAELHIKVGDTVRWTNHEKRTSHSVLFPAEGGLESDRLFPDESWSRQFTQPGRHEYRCGPHPEMKGVVFVE, from the coding sequence ATGCTGGTGCTCGTTTGTTTTTCTGCCTTGGGGCAGACGACGTTTCAAGCGACAATGGAACATTACCGCTTTGATCCTGCCGAGTTGCACATAAAGGTTGGTGATACGGTGCGCTGGACCAATCATGAAAAACGGACCAGCCACTCCGTCCTTTTCCCCGCGGAAGGTGGTTTGGAGTCGGATCGCCTGTTTCCCGATGAAAGCTGGTCCCGGCAATTTACGCAGCCAGGCAGACATGAATATCGCTGTGGGCCGCATCCTGAAATGAAAGGTGTCGTCTTTGTCGAATAG
- a CDS encoding Lrp/AsnC family transcriptional regulator, protein MRELDAVDRRIIDTMQGDFPICERPYAVVAGQLGIDEDELISRLDGLLADKVLTRFGPMFQIERMGGAFVLAALAVPEARYETVTELVNALPQVAHNYRREHALNMWFVLATENQAGIAEAIARIEADTGLPVFAFPKEREYFVEMKLEARL, encoded by the coding sequence ATGCGTGAGCTTGATGCGGTCGACCGTCGGATTATCGACACAATGCAGGGCGATTTTCCGATTTGCGAGCGACCTTATGCGGTCGTTGCCGGGCAACTCGGCATCGATGAAGATGAACTGATTAGTCGTCTTGACGGGCTGCTTGCCGACAAAGTGTTGACGCGCTTCGGCCCGATGTTCCAGATCGAGCGAATGGGCGGAGCATTCGTCCTGGCGGCGCTGGCTGTTCCCGAGGCGCGCTACGAGACAGTCACCGAACTGGTCAATGCCTTGCCGCAGGTCGCCCACAATTATCGGCGGGAGCATGCCTTGAATATGTGGTTCGTACTGGCGACGGAAAATCAGGCAGGTATTGCCGAGGCGATTGCGCGTATCGAGGCGGATACCGGCTTGCCGGTTTTTGCTTTCCCGAAAGAGCGTGAATACTTTGTTGAAATGAAACTGGAGGCCAGGCTGTGA